DNA sequence from the Scylla paramamosain isolate STU-SP2022 chromosome 4, ASM3559412v1, whole genome shotgun sequence genome:
TATACCTTAATTCATAGGTCAGTAACGCTGACGCAGTGCTCATAGGATGCACGTTTGTCCTTGTAGGATGGGGGTGCCCCTTAGCGCACGTGTCTGCACGGTAGAGAGCCTCTCCCACAAGATGCGGCATGCCGCTTTCACACAGCGTGTTATGAAAACATAAATGAGGATGTTCTTATTAACACAGAAGTTCCCTTTACAACAACAGAGAGCATGTTGTCTCAGAATGTTAGCTAGGGCGAGGAGTTATCACTTGTTCACCTTCATATCTCTCATATTCGTTGGCTTATTGGAACGAGACGCTTCCCCGTAAGCTCTTCACTCTGTCTCAGGTAATCTCTTGCACTACACAGAATACATCCAAGCTACCACGCTCACTTCACGTCCTTCCTGGCACCGCTCTTAAGGCATGATAACTTGAAACTGCCTCCACGTCACCTTATAACAACAAATTCACGTTGCTCCTTGACCTCCCACATTTAAGTCACTACCTCTAACGTTGTCCTTGCGACTTCCTTGAAATGTTCGTATATACCAATGCGAGCTCGCCCACAAATGTTTTCTCTAAGAAATTTAAGAAAATACAAGCGTCTCACAGCGCAAGACATCAATGTTTCACTTTGCTGTTTCTTCCGTTTCCCGAGTCACTTCTCCCTCGTGCAGTCCACGTCATATGACcttgtgcagtgtgtgtgtgtgtgtgtgtgtgtgtgtgtgtgtgtgtgtgtgtgtgtgtccgcgcgcgcgtttatgtgtgtgtgtgtgtgtgtgtgtgtgtgtgtgtgtgtgtgtgtgtgtgtgtgtgtgtgtgtgtgtgagcgctcGCTCGCATGGGAGCTGTTAACGCCACTGTTGCCAGGACCTTGTGACCTCAcgcctactcttcctctccttccccttccttccacccatgCCCCTCTCCACGCCTCTCGCacatccctctctcactccccgcCACCTCCATCCACCCGGCACTCCTTCACCCTTACAGCCATCCCCTGCATAATCTAGGATAACACGACACTTCGTCGCACAAAGGAAGGCTGACTGAAATGTAGCGTCTGGGGTCTATCCTTTGGTAAGGCGTGGATGTGTCCGTTGCTGTTATGCTGTTGATGCGGtctcatttacacacacacacacacacacacacacacacacacacacacacacacacacacacacacacacacacatgcgcagaCGCAGTATATTCTCGGGTATTTCCTAAGTGTGAGTGCggcaagaagagaaggggagaggggggagttATCCTCTTATGTTTATCCTACGGAGAAATTAGTCACGGGGCCGCACTTAAGCTGACTTCTtattttatccttcattttcacATGACATTCTTATCTTATCGTCCGTGTGGTATGattctggtggtggtagtcgtggcgGCAATGATGGTAGTGGATgttggtggcggtagtggtggggaTGGTAATGTTGAGTAATGAAGGGAACCACGTGAATCACTCGCAGGAAATGGTCGAGTGACCGATGCGTAAAGACTTTGCGATGAACAACGGCATATACCATCAATGCTTATCTTACGCGAGCTGTTcatgctgctactattgctgctactgatTATTATACACAACTGCTTCTGTCACATTACCACAACTTATACCAAtacacttttactactactactactactattactactactatccctgGTGCTGGTACTTCCACTATTACTGCTTCTAATAATACTGATAGTGATGCTACTTTaataacattagtagtagtagtagtagtagtagtagtaatagtagtagtagtagtagtagtcgtagtggtagtagtagtagtagtattagtaatagcagtagtaataataagataagaacaagaataagaagaacaagaattttaagtaaagaaaattgttataataattctgccattattattatttacattattttcatcatcatcataatcatcatcatcgtcatagtcactatcatcatcatcactaccacctgcTTCGCCTTTGCCattataattttccttccttcgcacAGCTTGAACGATTTCGAAAGAAGTTTCTGATTACTTCATCTAAATAGCTTCATGTACACGACTTGCTTCTAGTTTTCCTTGTGTGTCACCGAGcgggcgcacgcacacacacacacacacacacacacacgcttgctAATTTCAGAACTTGCCCGTTTGCCATATAAGGTCCAGGTGACATCGCTCCCTAACACtgtccctccttttccctcccctcttcaaCACTGCTCGACACCctccaagaaagaaaaaaaaaaaaagtgctgacGTGGCCTGAGCATGTAGGACGCATTTAAAGGTCAAGCCAAACTCTTGGCTGGTTCAGATCcttaataagaagagagaagggggagggggattaGGTATCGGAAGAGCAATGTGGATGTTATGAAACTAAACCACAATCAtattgtaaaaaatatataaataaatgtatgtaaCGAAgcgacatttctctctctctctctctctctctctctctctctctctctctctctctctctctctctctctctctctctctctctctctctctctctctctcttcgcactAAGATGTGCAGAGACACAGCCTCGTTCTCACACACGCATGTATGTAGCCTGGCGTCCTCCGTCTCAGCAGCCTTTCCGACCACTTGAAATTGCCAAACCACcgcagtgagagagtgagagagtgagtggtagTGACTCTGGAACGTCCGCCGCCAACACGCCCCTTGTGATTCATCCCGCCGCACTGGGGTATTTCCTGAAGGTGTTGCAATTCTCGCCCACTCGATCAGATTCCGCTTAGAGTCATTCCTTGGTGATGATTTTGCCGACGCGACGacctcccatttcctctttcccccctctcctaGGGTCCTCCCACCAGCCACAGTGCTCTGTCGTCACAACGGAGCCTGGACAGTGCTGACGGCGCACTTGAACCACCACGCGGAAACAAAGCCTGCAGGGTGTAGCTGACGAGGAGGTGGAACGCGGATCAGAGACGCTAGCACGAAATAGAATAGTTACTCCCGTCAAGGTCGCCCACAcgttgagtaaaaaaaaaaaaaaaaaacggggcgCTCTTGCAGCACCTGTCCGTGGAATTTCCCAACATGCCGGAAAACGCATATGTAAGTACGGATTGGGAGAATCGCGGTGACAGTATACTACCATGCCAACCAGTACTAGTTGATGAGTTGTATCGACAAACCTTACgtccgatgtgtgtgtgtttgtgtgtgtgtgtgtgtgtgtgtgtgtgtgtgtgtgtgtccggtcAGATAGTAATAGAACCTAGGAGAGAAATAAACGTTAATCagttaaaaatacacacacacacacacacacacacacacacacacacacacacacacctgttatcCAGTGTTTTGCATAGTTTACTTATCttaatttttcgtgttttttttttcgttaggtAATTTTTCATATGGTAAGCATCGTTTAGTTATTTGATTCAGTCTCCTTACGCTTGTTTCTTAGTTTCAGAGAATGTgtcctgatctctctctctctctctctctctctctctctctctctctctctctctctctctctctctctctctctctctctctctctctctcttagcattAATCGCTCCCTTTCTAGTTGTTAACTTTCAACTCACAATCATCCGAGACAGCTAGTCGAAGGTCGCAGCTGTAACGTCTTTCATTTTAAGTGATATGcacttttcttcgtattttgcATACAGGAAAATATACCACGACTTtcgttcagtgtgtgtgtgtatgtgtgtgtgtgtgtgtgtgtgtgtgtgtgtgtgtgtgtgtgtgtgtgtgtcatgacgGAAGTTCACGGCCGTATAGATTTCTTTTAACCACCTCACAGTTGTTTCTCGTATACGGCTTTGGTTTTGGACACTAGAGAATATAGGAGATTGTGTTatcattaatgtttttttttcgcttatagtgtgtgtgtgtgtgtgtgtgtgtgtgtgtgtgtgtgtgtgtgtgtgtgtgtgtgtgtgtgtgtgtgtgtgtgtgtgtgtgtctatattaTCGACAGGGTTTACAATCCACATAAAAAAATCACAGCACTTTCCAGACATCCATATCACATTTTAGCTGCAACGAAAGCACCGCAGAAGCCATAGAGGATAAGTGGCCAAGGATAAAGCTTCTCTTGATTATTTAAGTAGAAGGGAAGGCAGTGCCCAGACTCACTCCTCTTCACTCtgccacactctctctccttctccagcctttcctctcctcctcaaggTCACGACGCACCTGCTGGAGGTCTTGTCCATCTGTGACGCGTGCTTCTCTCAGCTGAcccaaaatgtgtgtgtgtgtgtgtgtgtgtgtatgtgtgaacacacacacacacacacacacacacacacacacacacacacacacacacacacaaacaaacaatttttGCAATCATATGCAAACATAGAATGTTCATCGAGCTTATAAGTTTTCCTGAAGACGTCATCTTCTcacggcattttttttttttttttcatctcgaaCAAGAGCTTCGAGGAAACTGTCCGGGAAGAAGCAGGTTCCCTCTCAACGAGATATTCCCGGAGAAGcctcgccccctccccctcagtcACCCCCATGCCGACCAGCTAGTCAGCCTTGAGGATGTTCTCTTCTGCGAATCGCTGCCGCTTTTGCAAAGTTGCCAGAACATTGCACAAGACTCTCCCGGACTGCACGTGGGCGGGGCAGGCAGCGAGGGAGGCGAACGGAGCAAGGGTGGATGACGTAGGACAGTGGTAATGCGATAGGTTTTAAGGATGTGTAATGTGTTTGTATTGCGTGAGAATTTTTCTTCCATAGACCATGTGATTATCTCTGCTGCCCTTCCAAGCCATCAGCGATGAGTCACGCGTGAGCTTCTGAGTACTGGCGAAACTATGCGCGGGAGGAAATGTGGCAAGTACGAAAATTCAACGATTGCCAGGCGCGAGTGTATTGTGCAACTATCCCGGTACCCACCACCACGTCATTGTCATAGAAAACGGTGCGTGCTCTTACCGGCTcacttgtgtgtgtgcctcGCCGCGTTGAGGACCTCGAGCCGCGTCCGCTCCGCTCAGTGGCCTGCCATTCATCAACGCGGATAGTATTCCTGTGTGTGAGCGAGTGTGTGTTAGAGTGGCTCCAATGTTGGGCCAGGAACACAGTCGCACCATTTCTCCTGACATGTTGAGTGACAGGACTTTATACAGTCACTTTTTTGCCAAGGAAATCGAACGGATTCGATACTCTCCATACCCAAACCTGGACGATATGAAGATAGCggaggtgagtggtggtgtgggtgtgatATGAGACGTGTTACGGGTGATGAAACTCGTCTACAAGACCGATAATTGGAGATTCGGGGCGGGGCAAGAACACGTGCGGAACAGGATTTTAGTGTCATGCTGTATCTCGGAAATACGTATCCCTCCAGTGGCAATACAGGAGAGACACGTGCTGCAGACCGTGGCTGAATATCACATAACAACTGACCTTTCGAATGGTGTGCAGTTTTTATATAGCATGAACTTACACAAAATGAACAAGAGGCTAGTAATGTTTAGTGACATGAGGACGGTGCGAGGCAATCACGAAAGGTCAAATAAACTGATAGTGAGTAATGACCAGAAGCAagatcagcagcagcagtagtagcaacaatagtaatagtggtagaaaGTATTCATTGTGTTaggagtggtgatgacagtgtgtGAATTTTGCCATCCAGTGTGCAGATGATTTTAGTGTCCACTCAACACAATCTGtgaatattcatttattcattcacttcttttctGAGAGAATGACATCATAACCAGAGTGAGATAAAATGAGTAatagtcttgtgtgtgtgtggagggtgcACGCCCGCACGAATACAAGATTAAATAAAGTCGGAAGCGCTCGAGTTTGTGTTGAATCAGGTCATATGTTACTCTCTTCCATTAATTCTTAAAGcggattattattgttaccacTTATTCGTTCAAAGCACATAGTGCtgattccctttcttcttcactttttttctttttatccatccCAGTCTGATACATTATACATTAAGTCTAGATACCCCAATcccgcctctttttttttccttttttttttttttcttccgacATTCATCATTTATTGGCAATCCATTTGATCACACCTCTGCATATGTTCTCCCTTTTCATCTACAATATTGTTTCTTAGTTTCAATACGGAtatccatctcctcttcctcctcttcttcctcctcctcctactggaGATAATTTTCTTCACACGTCACAAGGAGAGGGGCGCAGGAGTTCCCCACATCACGGCCCGCATTGGCATTCCGAGCACCAAGACGGACTAGTTGTTTTCAAGGTAACCAGACTGCGTTGCCTCGGCTCTGCCTGCAGCCTCCTTTCCTACTCCGGAGTTGGGGGGAACGGCTGATTTTGTTGGATTACTTGAGCCATTTTATCAATTGCCTAAGgatgatgggggagggaggtggtCTGGAGGATTGGATTATTTCGTTCCTCGTATTTTcgatactataataataatagtaataataataataataataatggtgatgatgatgatgatgatgatgataataataataataataataataataataataataataataataataataataataataatagtcattagtagcagtagtagtagtatcattattatgacagtggtaatgataatatatgcgatgataatagtaatggcaATGTTTAGTAATTATCacaattatattattattattattattattattattattattattattattattattattattattattattattattattatcattattacatttgcttattatttttgttatgatgatgatggtcatcatcattactgttgtCATAATTAACggtgtagtagcagtagtagtagtagtagtaatagtagtagtagtagtagtagtagtagtagtagtagtagtagtagtagtagtagtagaagtagtagtagttgttgttgttgttgttgtcgttgttgttgtagaagtactagtagtatgGATATTACTGTCCCTATTATTATCACTCCCGATATTATGTTTCGGATGATTTACActataacattcaaaataagTAACGAATAGCGATACGAGTCTTTTCTATAACTTTCTGATATATGCACATGATATTGACCTTCAAAATATTACTGATACATATGACGGCTgtcacaggtgtgtgtgtgtgtgtgtgtgtgtgtaggtgtgtgtgtgtgtgtgtgtgtgtgtgttggctgtggGATGGGGAAATATTACTGACGAGTATGGTGGCATGCAAGAACACTAACAAGATGTgcaatttttctgttttacagGGAGGCCCAGCCAGGATGGGGAGTAGCTCACAGTATTGCCTCCGTTGGAACAACCACCGGAACAACTTGCTGGCCGCCTTCGACCAGCTACTACACGTGGAGGCCTTCACCGACGTGACGCTGGCCTGTGAGGAGGGCGTCACGTTGCACGCCCACCGCCTCGTCCTGGCGGCATGTTCGTCCTACTTCCAGGCGTTGTTTGTCAACGCTCGCGCCGCCAATCACCCTATTGTGGTGCTGAAGGACGTGCGCGCCACAGATATGCGTGCTCTGCTGGAGTACATGTACCGTGGTGAGGTGAACGTAGAGCACGACGATCTGCAGGGCCTCCTTCGTGTGGCTGAGAGCCTGAAAATCAAGGGATTGGTGGAGGAACTAGGTAGTGACGCTGCCGTCCGCCGCCCGCCTTCCCCACACGAGACCATCCGCCCTGCCACAGCTCCAGTGGACGCCCGCACTCACCAAGACCTGCCGCGTCTACAGCCAGAGCCGCCCACGTCCACAGCCATGCCCTCGGTGGCCACTCACGACAGAGCATCTTCACCTAAGGCTCCATCGTACTCGCTTCCTCCACCTGGCCTTCCTCCGCACCGCCCACATCACCGCCTAGACCACAGAGACCATCGCCTTGACCATAGGGACCACAGAGATCACATGGACGTCCGCGAGCTGGAGCTGCGGGACCACCTGAGGGACCACGTACGGGACCCGCGTGAGGGACACGAACctagggagacacacacacccagcagCCTCGATAGCGACTCCCGCCAGCCTCTGTCCCTCGTAGCCCCAATGCCCCATTTACCTTCACATTGCCCAGACTCTCCTCCTCAAAAACGCAAGCGGACCCATATGCTCTCCGATCCCATGCTCTCGCCGACTCCCATCCTTCGCACTGCCCTCGGTCACACTCACGGCTTCCCTGGGACCGACATGAGCTCCCTTGTGTCTTTGGCCTCCTCAATGATGCCACTGCCTGGCCTCCTCAGCTCCCACGTGCCACACCTGCTGCCCCATGAACATAGAGAACACCTCGAGGTAACGTCCATTTTGTAAGAGTAACTTATAATAAATATGCAAAATTCACTATAATActttgggctttttttttattattattattattattatcattattattattattattattattattattattattattattattattattattattattattatcgcttTAAACTTAGGTATTATTGTCATGACAACCCACATAATAGAGAGCAAGTATATTAGAGGCCACATAGAGACGTGTTGAATGAACACCTTTTCTTTCCGTCAGGCGCAGTACGGCGTGGTACCCAAGAAAGAACACCATGACGATGAATCGCGTCCCTTCTCGGACATATCGCGTGAAGACGAACAGGACCACAAGATGAAGCTCGAGTCGGTGAGTGTTTATGGTGGAGGTGACAAGATGATGAATATTATGTTTAGTGTAGACAGAATAAGTTTTGGATATGTGGAGTAGAGatcaaaaggagaaaacaaggaagtaaAAGGTGTAAGTTGAAACCTTTCCTGAAATTGAGTCACTGATTCAGCAGAACAAATGTAATGGCGGCAACACGATGGCGTTGTCGCGCTGTTATTATTCCAGTTATTCAAATTAAATCGCTCATTTGCACTGAGCCACGTGAATGACATGATATTTACCCTCATCCTCTCAGCAGCTTGCCAATGGACCGCTCCTGCCGGACTTCAACCCTTACCACCTTGATCCGAATGGTTCCTCGCACTTCAGCAACTTTGTGAGTTACGTGCCCACGCCCAAGCCGGAGTGGAAGAGATACAAGCAATACACCAAAGCCGATCTGATGGACGCTATTGACGCAGTGAAGAACGGCATGACAGCCCTTCaggtaagtagtagtaaaaaggaAACATTCTGAACCTCTCGCGTATTCTTTTACAGACGCTCTTGTTGTATTAGTATCTGGTTGTATAATATACATCTCATGCAACTAACTCCAGCAATTTTCACAGGCCTCTAGGAAATATAAGGTTCCATCTCGAACCCTTTATGACAAGATCAAGAAGATGGGCATCAGTACTCTGCCGCGTCGCCTACCCAACAAGAAGCCATCTCCTTCCAGCACGGAGATCGAGGGAAATGCCCCAGACCCACACCCGCCTCAAGAGACCATGGAGCCACCCCAACCAGACAGAGACCCCACTCCTCACCAGGACCTCGAGAAGAGACCAATCAAGAGTGTAACGAGCGATGAGGAGGACCACTCTACCACAGGTCCTCCAGTGGTTGACGAAGAGGAATCCACAACCTCTACTCCCGCTCTCGGCTCTTTTTCGCTCGTGGGCcgcaaaatgtttgaaaatggtGGAGCAGGGGAGACATCTGCCACACCCTTGGACCTAACAGAATCCGATTCGCTTATAGCTAAAAGACCGGAGATAGAGGAACGAGCATAAAATGAAGACGATAGTGAGTCTGAGAACTGGCTCGCTGCTGTGCACTCCCTCGTCGAAGTCCAACATGCTCCTGAGCACTGTAGGGTCGCTCAGTCCAGATGGTGTGTTGCCCTGTTCGAAATGCGTCATGTTTTTGTTGACTCATTTCCGTGGGTCAGACCACTGATCACACTCAGGTCGTTGGGGGTGGATTCCAGCCGGTGTTACGGAAGGCTTGGAGAGGAGTTTAGCATGTCTTGACCTCCCGCCGAATGATTGATTTCAGCTAGGGTTGTGATCTTTTCTCTAAGCAGATAGCTGAAGGTCGTTTCCAAATTGTTCATGGTTCCAACGCATACAACAGCTCAGTTGATTATGCAAGAACTCATAAGCTCATGAAGAAGTTTGCAGGGACCATCTCAATCTGGAAACTGTTTACATTTCTCCCCCATCTCTCATTCCATATTCGGTTCCATGTCGCAAATATTTTCCGTTGTTGTAGTTTGCAGTCCGTTTACCACTTGTGCCACCGACAGCATGATCGGCCGAGGACAGGCCGCCTCCTAGACCTTCCTCAGGGTATTCCTGCCTTTCAAGAGCTCACATCCTCGGAGCTATAAAAGAGGCAGAAAAGAGGGTAACATTTAGTTTGTTGCCTAAGATTCTCGCCAAGGGCAGGTGATATCGATGGAGCAGTAGCTGGACACTTGGGCCAGTTTTCCAAAAAGGCATTGTCAGATTTAATTAACATGAGAACAGCCGCGGAGCTTGTGTTGTGCTACGGTGGCTTGTGATGTGCCGCGTCGCCACGTGAAGCACTGATATGTTGTAGACTATGAGCAGACCAATAAGGGCCCTCACGATGAGGAATAGCAATCatgtgttgttattatcattattattattatcattattattatcattattattattattattattattattattattattattattattattactgtcattatattattattattattattattattattattattattattattattattattattattactatcattattattattattattattattattattattattattattattattattattattattattataattaatattattataatcatccacatcatcattattgttattattaaaagatcacattttcatatttattgagtGATCAACATCATATACATTTATAGTTTATCTTTCACATGTAAATAAAAGTGGTTTAATTTGATAGTTGGCTCCTGTCCCATTTCTGCCACTTTGAGAGTCCACCCTTCCCATCTCCCACTTACGATGCCGCTGCAAGGTAATCAAAATTCCTCCTTGTGGTATAAAGTCACATTTCCGAAACTAGCAGTT
Encoded proteins:
- the LOC135099793 gene encoding protein bric-a-brac 1-like isoform X3; its protein translation is MPENAYGGPARMGSSSQYCLRWNNHRNNLLAAFDQLLHVEAFTDVTLACEEGVTLHAHRLVLAACSSYFQALFVNARAANHPIVVLKDVRATDMRALLEYMYRGEVNVEHDDLQGLLRVAESLKIKGLVEELGSDAAVRRPPSPHETIRPATAPVDARTHQDLPRLQPEPPTSTAMPSVATHDRASSPKAPSYSLPPPGLPPHRPHHRLDHRDHRLDHRDHRDHMDVRELELRDHLRDHVRDPREGHEPRETHTPSSLDSDSRQPLSLVAPMPHLPSHCPDSPPQKRKRTHMLSDPMLSPTPILRTALGHTHGFPGTDMSSLVSLASSMMPLPGLLSSHVPHLLPHEHREHLEAQYGVVPKKEHHDDESRPFSDISREDEQDHKMKLESQLANGPLLPDFNPYHLDPNGSSHFSNFVSYVPTPKPEWKRYKQYTKADLMDAIDAVKNGMTALQASRKYKVPSRTLYDKIKKMGISTLPRRLPNKKPSPSSTEIEGNAPDPHPPQETMEPPQPDRDPTPHQDLEKRPIKSVTSDEEDHSTTGPPVVDEEESTTSTPALGSFSLVGRKMFENGGAGETSATPLDLTESDSLIAKRPEIEERA
- the LOC135099793 gene encoding protein bric-a-brac 1-like isoform X1, encoding MLGQEHSRTISPDMLSDRTLYSHFFAKEIERIRYSPYPNLDDMKIAEGGPARMGSSSQYCLRWNNHRNNLLAAFDQLLHVEAFTDVTLACEEGVTLHAHRLVLAACSSYFQALFVNARAANHPIVVLKDVRATDMRALLEYMYRGEVNVEHDDLQGLLRVAESLKIKGLVEELGSDAAVRRPPSPHETIRPATAPVDARTHQDLPRLQPEPPTSTAMPSVATHDRASSPKAPSYSLPPPGLPPHRPHHRLDHRDHRLDHRDHRDHMDVRELELRDHLRDHVRDPREGHEPRETHTPSSLDSDSRQPLSLVAPMPHLPSHCPDSPPQKRKRTHMLSDPMLSPTPILRTALGHTHGFPGTDMSSLVSLASSMMPLPGLLSSHVPHLLPHEHREHLEAQYGVVPKKEHHDDESRPFSDISREDEQDHKMKLESQLANGPLLPDFNPYHLDPNGSSHFSNFVSYVPTPKPEWKRYKQYTKADLMDAIDAVKNGMTALQASRKYKVPSRTLYDKIKKMGISTLPRRLPNKKPSPSSTEIEGNAPDPHPPQETMEPPQPDRDPTPHQDLEKRPIKSVTSDEEDHSTTGPPVVDEEESTTSTPALGSFSLVGRKMFENGGAGETSATPLDLTESDSLIAKRPEIEERA
- the LOC135099793 gene encoding protein bric-a-brac 1-like isoform X2: MLGQEHSRTISPDMLSDRTLYSHFFAKEIERIRYSPYPNLDDMKIAEGGPARMGSSSQYCLRWNNHRNNLLAAFDQLLHVEAFTDVTLACEEGVTLHAHRLVLAACSSYFQALFVNARAANHPIVVLKDVRATDMRALLEYMYRGEVNVEHDDLQGLLRVAESLKIKGLVEELGSDAAVRRPPSPHETIRPATAPVDARTHQDLPRLQPEPPTSTAMPSVATHDRASSPKAPSYSLPPPGLPPHRPHHRLDHRDHRLDHRDHRDHMDVRELELRDHLRDHVRDPREGHEPRETHTPSSLDSDSRQPLSLVAPMPHLPSHCPDSPPQKRKRTHMLSDPMLSPTPILRTALGHTHGFPGTDMSSLVSLASSMMPLPGLLSSHVPHLLPHEHREHLEAQYGVVPKKEHHDDESRPFSDISREDEQDHKMKLESLANGPLLPDFNPYHLDPNGSSHFSNFVSYVPTPKPEWKRYKQYTKADLMDAIDAVKNGMTALQASRKYKVPSRTLYDKIKKMGISTLPRRLPNKKPSPSSTEIEGNAPDPHPPQETMEPPQPDRDPTPHQDLEKRPIKSVTSDEEDHSTTGPPVVDEEESTTSTPALGSFSLVGRKMFENGGAGETSATPLDLTESDSLIAKRPEIEERA
- the LOC135099793 gene encoding protein bric-a-brac 1-like isoform X5, whose protein sequence is MGGPARMGSSSQYCLRWNNHRNNLLAAFDQLLHVEAFTDVTLACEEGVTLHAHRLVLAACSSYFQALFVNARAANHPIVVLKDVRATDMRALLEYMYRGEVNVEHDDLQGLLRVAESLKIKGLVEELGSDAAVRRPPSPHETIRPATAPVDARTHQDLPRLQPEPPTSTAMPSVATHDRASSPKAPSYSLPPPGLPPHRPHHRLDHRDHRLDHRDHRDHMDVRELELRDHLRDHVRDPREGHEPRETHTPSSLDSDSRQPLSLVAPMPHLPSHCPDSPPQKRKRTHMLSDPMLSPTPILRTALGHTHGFPGTDMSSLVSLASSMMPLPGLLSSHVPHLLPHEHREHLEAQYGVVPKKEHHDDESRPFSDISREDEQDHKMKLESQLANGPLLPDFNPYHLDPNGSSHFSNFVSYVPTPKPEWKRYKQYTKADLMDAIDAVKNGMTALQASRKYKVPSRTLYDKIKKMGISTLPRRLPNKKPSPSSTEIEGNAPDPHPPQETMEPPQPDRDPTPHQDLEKRPIKSVTSDEEDHSTTGPPVVDEEESTTSTPALGSFSLVGRKMFENGGAGETSATPLDLTESDSLIAKRPEIEERA
- the LOC135099793 gene encoding protein bric-a-brac 1-like isoform X4, whose protein sequence is MSGGPARMGSSSQYCLRWNNHRNNLLAAFDQLLHVEAFTDVTLACEEGVTLHAHRLVLAACSSYFQALFVNARAANHPIVVLKDVRATDMRALLEYMYRGEVNVEHDDLQGLLRVAESLKIKGLVEELGSDAAVRRPPSPHETIRPATAPVDARTHQDLPRLQPEPPTSTAMPSVATHDRASSPKAPSYSLPPPGLPPHRPHHRLDHRDHRLDHRDHRDHMDVRELELRDHLRDHVRDPREGHEPRETHTPSSLDSDSRQPLSLVAPMPHLPSHCPDSPPQKRKRTHMLSDPMLSPTPILRTALGHTHGFPGTDMSSLVSLASSMMPLPGLLSSHVPHLLPHEHREHLEAQYGVVPKKEHHDDESRPFSDISREDEQDHKMKLESQLANGPLLPDFNPYHLDPNGSSHFSNFVSYVPTPKPEWKRYKQYTKADLMDAIDAVKNGMTALQASRKYKVPSRTLYDKIKKMGISTLPRRLPNKKPSPSSTEIEGNAPDPHPPQETMEPPQPDRDPTPHQDLEKRPIKSVTSDEEDHSTTGPPVVDEEESTTSTPALGSFSLVGRKMFENGGAGETSATPLDLTESDSLIAKRPEIEERA
- the LOC135099793 gene encoding protein bric-a-brac 1-like isoform X6, which codes for MGSSSQYCLRWNNHRNNLLAAFDQLLHVEAFTDVTLACEEGVTLHAHRLVLAACSSYFQALFVNARAANHPIVVLKDVRATDMRALLEYMYRGEVNVEHDDLQGLLRVAESLKIKGLVEELGSDAAVRRPPSPHETIRPATAPVDARTHQDLPRLQPEPPTSTAMPSVATHDRASSPKAPSYSLPPPGLPPHRPHHRLDHRDHRLDHRDHRDHMDVRELELRDHLRDHVRDPREGHEPRETHTPSSLDSDSRQPLSLVAPMPHLPSHCPDSPPQKRKRTHMLSDPMLSPTPILRTALGHTHGFPGTDMSSLVSLASSMMPLPGLLSSHVPHLLPHEHREHLEAQYGVVPKKEHHDDESRPFSDISREDEQDHKMKLESQLANGPLLPDFNPYHLDPNGSSHFSNFVSYVPTPKPEWKRYKQYTKADLMDAIDAVKNGMTALQASRKYKVPSRTLYDKIKKMGISTLPRRLPNKKPSPSSTEIEGNAPDPHPPQETMEPPQPDRDPTPHQDLEKRPIKSVTSDEEDHSTTGPPVVDEEESTTSTPALGSFSLVGRKMFENGGAGETSATPLDLTESDSLIAKRPEIEERA